A stretch of the Porifericola rhodea genome encodes the following:
- a CDS encoding alpha-glucuronidase family glycosyl hydrolase, which translates to MTHTLKLLRLVLFFSLIFPLKLAAEDGYRLWLRYDLLTDQQLLNTYRTQIKGWQLKGESASLQASRQELSLGLSGLLGKQIAEVEIVDDATLVAGTVASSSVIASLDLGEQLSTLADEGFLITNTRYQDKNIIAIAANTDIGVLYGVFHFLKLIQTQHALTHLNIQSTPQIRHRVLNHWDNLDRTVERGYAGFSIWDWHKLPTYEDPRYTDYARANASIGINGTVLTNVNANALVLTPQYLEKAAALANIFRPYGIKVYLTARFSAPVEIGGLQTADPLSPEVQAWWNSKVSEIYEYIPDFGGFLVKANSEGQPGPQNYGRTHADGANMLAEAVAEHEGVVMWRAFVYSEDEPDDRAKQAYNEFKPLDGSFKDNVLIQVKNGAIDFQPREPFHPLFGAMPETPLMMEFQITQEYLGQGTHLVYLAPMYEEVLRADTYAKGEGSTVAKVIDGSLHNYNTSGIAGVANIGTDRNWTGHIFGQANWYAYGRLAWNPQLSSEDIAEEWIGMTFSNNEAAVKTIKSMMLNSHEALVNYMTPLGLHHIMGAGHHYGPGPWVKKMPRADWTSVYYHRADEKGIGFDRSKSGSNAVAQYFPEVAKKYGDPASCPEKYLLWFHHLDWDYQMASGNTLWKEIALHYQKGVDSVRQMQQHWQNVEGKIDAERFAQVKAFLEIQEQEAVWWKDACLSYFQTFSKLPIPEGVEKPEESLEHYQNLSFPFAPGIRPRW; encoded by the coding sequence ATGACGCACACACTAAAACTACTCAGGCTAGTCCTATTTTTTTCTCTAATTTTCCCCTTAAAACTGGCTGCAGAAGATGGTTATCGCCTCTGGCTAAGATACGATTTGCTTACCGACCAGCAGTTACTTAATACTTACCGTACTCAAATTAAAGGCTGGCAGCTCAAAGGAGAGTCAGCCAGTTTGCAGGCCAGCAGGCAGGAGCTTAGCCTCGGGCTTAGCGGCTTGCTGGGAAAGCAGATAGCAGAAGTTGAAATTGTAGACGATGCTACGCTAGTTGCGGGTACAGTTGCCAGTTCATCAGTTATTGCCTCCTTAGACTTAGGAGAGCAGCTGAGCACATTAGCCGATGAAGGTTTTCTTATTACAAATACCCGCTATCAGGATAAAAATATTATAGCTATAGCCGCAAATACCGACATAGGTGTGCTCTATGGTGTTTTTCATTTCCTGAAACTGATACAGACCCAGCACGCCCTCACCCATCTCAATATTCAAAGTACTCCTCAGATCAGGCACCGAGTACTGAACCACTGGGATAATCTGGACCGAACTGTAGAAAGAGGCTATGCCGGCTTTTCCATCTGGGACTGGCACAAACTTCCAACCTATGAAGACCCACGTTATACAGACTATGCCCGTGCCAACGCCTCTATTGGCATTAATGGTACAGTGCTTACCAATGTTAATGCTAATGCGCTGGTACTTACGCCTCAGTATCTGGAAAAGGCTGCTGCCCTGGCTAATATTTTCCGACCCTACGGAATTAAGGTCTACCTAACCGCTCGCTTCAGTGCTCCGGTAGAGATTGGAGGGCTACAAACTGCCGACCCTTTAAGTCCTGAAGTACAAGCGTGGTGGAACAGCAAAGTGAGTGAAATTTACGAGTACATCCCTGACTTTGGAGGCTTTTTAGTAAAAGCTAATTCTGAAGGCCAACCTGGGCCTCAAAATTATGGGCGTACACATGCGGATGGAGCAAATATGCTGGCAGAGGCAGTAGCAGAACACGAAGGCGTAGTGATGTGGCGAGCCTTTGTATATAGCGAGGATGAACCCGATGATCGGGCCAAGCAGGCTTACAATGAGTTCAAACCCTTAGATGGCAGCTTCAAAGATAATGTATTGATACAGGTAAAAAATGGAGCTATTGATTTTCAGCCTCGTGAACCTTTCCACCCCCTTTTCGGGGCTATGCCTGAGACTCCACTGATGATGGAATTTCAAATTACACAGGAGTATCTTGGGCAGGGCACGCATCTGGTTTATCTGGCTCCTATGTATGAAGAAGTACTCCGGGCAGACACATATGCTAAGGGAGAGGGCTCTACTGTAGCCAAAGTGATAGACGGCAGCCTGCACAACTACAATACCAGCGGAATAGCCGGAGTCGCTAATATTGGCACTGATAGAAACTGGACGGGACATATATTCGGGCAGGCCAACTGGTATGCCTATGGCAGGCTAGCCTGGAACCCTCAACTGTCTTCAGAAGATATAGCAGAAGAATGGATAGGCATGACTTTCTCTAATAACGAGGCAGCAGTAAAAACCATCAAATCTATGATGCTCAACTCCCATGAGGCACTCGTCAATTATATGACACCCCTAGGCTTACATCATATCATGGGCGCAGGGCACCACTACGGTCCAGGCCCCTGGGTTAAAAAGATGCCCCGTGCTGACTGGACTTCTGTCTACTACCATCGGGCAGATGAAAAAGGTATAGGCTTTGACCGTAGCAAAAGCGGCAGCAATGCCGTAGCTCAGTACTTCCCTGAGGTAGCTAAAAAATACGGAGACCCAGCATCCTGCCCGGAAAAATACCTCCTTTGGTTCCACCATCTGGACTGGGACTATCAGATGGCTTCCGGAAACACACTTTGGAAAGAGATAGCCCTACATTATCAAAAAGGGGTAGATAGTGTAAGGCAGATGCAACAGCACTGGCAGAATGTAGAAGGTAAGATTGACGCCGAGCGCTTTGCTCAGGTAAAAGCGTTTCTTGAAATTCAGGAGCAAGAAGCTGTATGGTGGAAAGATGCCTGCCTGAGCTACTTCCAGACCTTCTCAAAACTACCCATTCCCGAAGGTGTAGAGAAACCGGAGGAGTCGCTGGAACACTATCAGAACCTGAGCTTTCCCTTTGCCCCAGGCATACGGCCAAGGTGGTAA
- a CDS encoding endo-1,4-beta-xylanase, which translates to MKTAFSILLLWSFTHALSAQSLQETYANDFLIGAAINYRQAEGKDQEAIALISKHFNTITPENMLKWGPVHPEPDEYNFSAADKYVALGEKHDMFIIGHTLVWHQQTPDWVFEDSDGQALDRAALLSRMQDHISKVAGRYSGKINGWDVVNEALNEDGSLRQTKWLDIIGEDYLEKAFTYAQQAAPEAELYYNDYNLWKTEKREGAVRLIKKLQSAGVRIDGIGMQGHYSLEGPSLEEIEASIKAFSSLGIKVMITELDVDVLPRKGSEGADLNQNFETQKKYNPYAEELPEKVQQSLAERYANLFALFYKHKDKIGRITLWGVADHHSWLNNWPMRGRTNYPLLFDRNYQPKPAFDAVVEVK; encoded by the coding sequence ATGAAAACGGCTTTTTCCATATTACTACTTTGGTCATTTACCCATGCGTTGTCAGCACAATCATTACAAGAAACTTATGCTAATGATTTTCTTATTGGCGCAGCTATCAACTACAGGCAGGCGGAGGGCAAAGATCAAGAAGCTATAGCTTTAATCTCTAAGCACTTTAATACCATCACCCCTGAAAACATGTTAAAATGGGGACCAGTACACCCTGAGCCAGACGAATACAACTTTAGTGCTGCCGACAAATACGTTGCGCTGGGTGAAAAACACGATATGTTCATCATAGGGCACACGCTGGTTTGGCACCAACAGACGCCGGATTGGGTTTTTGAAGACTCAGATGGTCAGGCACTAGACAGAGCAGCCCTGCTTAGCCGCATGCAGGATCATATCAGCAAAGTGGCAGGCAGGTATAGCGGCAAAATAAATGGGTGGGACGTTGTTAACGAAGCTCTGAATGAAGACGGAAGCCTCCGCCAGACCAAATGGTTGGACATTATCGGAGAAGACTATCTGGAAAAAGCTTTTACTTACGCTCAGCAGGCCGCTCCGGAAGCTGAACTCTACTACAACGATTACAATTTATGGAAAACTGAAAAGCGTGAGGGGGCTGTCCGCCTGATTAAAAAGTTACAGTCGGCAGGTGTTCGGATAGATGGCATTGGCATGCAGGGGCACTATAGTCTGGAAGGCCCTAGCCTGGAGGAGATTGAAGCCAGCATTAAAGCTTTTTCCAGCCTGGGTATAAAAGTCATGATTACTGAATTAGATGTTGATGTACTGCCCAGAAAGGGTAGTGAGGGTGCGGATCTTAACCAGAATTTTGAAACTCAGAAGAAATACAATCCCTATGCTGAAGAGCTTCCAGAAAAAGTACAGCAATCACTTGCTGAACGCTACGCTAACCTTTTTGCACTCTTCTATAAGCATAAGGATAAGATTGGCAGAATTACATTATGGGGTGTAGCCGATCATCACTCCTGGCTTAACAACTGGCCTATGCGAGGCAGAACTAACTACCCGCTTCTATTTGATCGTAATTATCAGCCTAAGCCTGCTTTTGATGCGGTAGTAGAGGTAAAGTAA
- a CDS encoding FUSC family protein, translating to MIQSVVRFLKSIDFFKSITLLIALLIPLGLFNLLGVPSLAISVAMGVFLCFPSDIPGSMRHMALGIFVSSIIAMVTMLAIHLAYFSLWVLMPVLAVLVFFYSMLSVYGFRASLVSFSGLLAIILAFARPTSGQALLAHASFVFAGGMWYLGVTMLAHALVFRRHNQLILAECMQLTAQYLRVRAQLVEKPQQTDQFQKELFTLQTEINEKHEKLREIFVSERNHSGNSYSANKYILIFIELVDILELTISNPANYHKIGTYFKGEEDMLKPFIRIIQTMAERLENQAEVVARDRKEIVKVDTAPLFQEAQAKLDNYLQMHQLNQLNEEGIILGNLLDYEQKQQQKIESIERVLQNLTDQEQIMRRSQDVEKFITQQDYDISILLQNLNTKSTIFRHAVRLTVTVMLGYLLSSLIMIQIPYWVMLTIVVIMRPSYGLTKSRSIQRVYGTLIGGVIALIIVLLTQHPVVYGSLAAVSLVFAISLVQKNYAGSAVFITLTVVFLYTFIKPDAFNVIQYRVLDTAVGAGLSFLASLFLWPSWEFMNIQKVLADSIGANRKYLQEISNYYQQKGEVPTVYKLARKEAFIAVGEMSAAFQRMNQEPKSKRQNFAKTYELSVLNHTFLTAAAALGTYIQNHITSEKSTYFQAYIDSAEENLKAAQALLNGESPDKTLKSVQLEGARSYLEEQYQQLVEVNRNMSTAEFTSPQKEKQIQLQEASLVIGQLKWINSLSESIKNAVLALQ from the coding sequence ATGATTCAGTCGGTAGTACGTTTTCTTAAAAGCATAGATTTTTTTAAAAGCATCACGCTGCTTATTGCGCTGCTTATTCCTCTGGGGCTGTTCAACTTATTAGGAGTTCCTTCGCTGGCTATAAGTGTAGCTATGGGTGTGTTTTTGTGTTTTCCTAGCGACATTCCCGGCAGTATGCGACATATGGCTCTGGGTATCTTTGTGAGCAGCATTATTGCTATGGTTACCATGCTGGCTATACATCTGGCGTATTTTTCTCTCTGGGTGCTTATGCCAGTACTGGCAGTGTTGGTATTTTTTTATTCTATGCTTTCGGTCTATGGCTTCAGAGCATCTTTGGTCAGTTTTTCCGGTCTGTTGGCTATTATTCTAGCTTTTGCTCGTCCTACCAGTGGTCAGGCTTTGTTAGCTCATGCCTCCTTTGTATTTGCTGGAGGTATGTGGTATCTGGGAGTTACTATGCTGGCTCATGCGCTGGTATTTAGGCGACATAATCAGCTGATACTGGCTGAGTGTATGCAGCTAACCGCACAGTACTTGAGAGTAAGAGCGCAACTGGTAGAGAAACCACAGCAGACAGATCAATTCCAAAAAGAACTGTTTACCCTACAAACAGAGATTAACGAAAAGCACGAAAAGCTCCGCGAAATCTTCGTTTCAGAAAGAAACCATTCTGGCAATTCGTATTCCGCTAATAAATACATCCTCATTTTTATAGAACTGGTAGATATTCTGGAACTGACCATCTCTAACCCGGCAAACTACCACAAAATAGGGACTTACTTTAAAGGAGAAGAGGACATGCTCAAACCGTTTATTCGTATCATCCAGACGATGGCAGAGCGCTTGGAAAATCAGGCTGAAGTAGTGGCACGCGACAGAAAAGAAATTGTAAAAGTAGATACAGCTCCTCTTTTTCAGGAGGCTCAGGCCAAACTGGATAATTATTTACAAATGCATCAGCTAAACCAGCTTAACGAAGAAGGAATAATACTGGGTAATCTGTTAGACTACGAGCAAAAACAACAGCAGAAGATTGAGAGCATTGAGCGGGTGCTGCAAAATCTGACTGATCAGGAGCAGATTATGCGTAGAAGTCAGGATGTAGAAAAATTTATTACGCAGCAGGACTATGATATCAGCATTTTGCTTCAGAATCTGAATACTAAATCTACGATTTTCAGACATGCTGTGCGCCTTACCGTAACGGTTATGTTGGGTTACCTGCTAAGTTCTCTGATCATGATCCAGATACCTTACTGGGTAATGTTGACGATAGTTGTAATTATGCGACCCAGCTATGGCCTCACCAAAAGCCGCTCTATACAAAGGGTGTACGGCACCCTGATTGGAGGGGTAATTGCTCTGATAATTGTATTGCTTACTCAGCACCCGGTAGTCTACGGTAGCCTGGCGGCTGTTTCCCTGGTTTTTGCCATCTCATTAGTGCAAAAAAATTATGCGGGTTCTGCTGTATTTATCACCCTGACAGTGGTCTTTTTGTATACCTTTATTAAGCCCGATGCATTTAATGTAATTCAGTACAGGGTGCTTGATACCGCAGTAGGAGCGGGGCTTTCTTTTCTGGCCAGCCTGTTTCTGTGGCCCAGCTGGGAGTTTATGAACATACAAAAAGTATTGGCCGATAGCATAGGAGCTAACCGTAAATACCTTCAGGAGATCAGCAATTACTACCAGCAGAAGGGCGAGGTGCCAACCGTATACAAGCTTGCCAGAAAAGAAGCTTTTATTGCGGTAGGGGAGATGAGTGCGGCTTTCCAACGTATGAATCAGGAACCCAAATCTAAGCGGCAAAATTTTGCCAAAACCTATGAGCTTTCTGTGCTTAACCATACCTTCCTTACTGCTGCTGCCGCTTTAGGTACCTATATACAAAACCACATAACCAGCGAAAAGTCTACTTATTTTCAGGCCTATATAGATAGTGCTGAAGAAAACCTAAAGGCTGCCCAGGCATTGCTAAACGGAGAGTCACCAGACAAAACTCTTAAAAGTGTACAGTTAGAAGGAGCCAGATCTTATCTGGAAGAGCAGTACCAGCAATTGGTAGAAGTCAACCGGAATATGAGTACAGCGGAATTCACCTCACCCCAGAAAGAAAAGCAAATTCAGTTGCAGGAGGCCAGTCTGGTCATCGGTCAGCTTAAATGGATCAACTCTTTGTCAGAAAGTATAAAAAACGCTGTATTAGCTTTACAGTAA
- a CDS encoding aldo/keto reductase encodes MHKRPLGNTDLKTTPIVFGGNVFGWTLDEKASFAMLDELLDYGFDTIDTADVYSRWAEGNQGGESETIIGKWMKNRSNREKLTVITKVGADMGQGHKDLTEEYILKAADDSLRRLQTDYIDLYLTHWDDDRTPVEETLGAYEKLIEAGKVRYIGASNLNPERLKASLEASKRDGLPRYEVFQPGYNLYDRQEFEEGVASICKEEGLGVITYFSLASGFLTGKYRSKADFEGKARAAFVEKYLDDKGNNILAALDEVARKHSVSQAGVALAWLLHQPTVTAPIASATKSKHLQAFIEAAQLQLSREDMAQLDEASTYITNV; translated from the coding sequence ATGCATAAAAGACCTTTAGGAAATACAGACTTAAAAACTACCCCTATTGTATTTGGGGGCAATGTGTTTGGCTGGACTCTGGACGAAAAAGCATCTTTTGCGATGCTGGACGAATTACTTGATTATGGCTTTGATACCATAGATACGGCTGATGTATACTCACGCTGGGCAGAAGGAAACCAGGGTGGGGAGTCTGAGACGATTATAGGCAAATGGATGAAAAACCGTAGTAATCGTGAGAAACTTACTGTTATTACCAAAGTGGGTGCCGATATGGGGCAGGGTCATAAAGACCTGACCGAAGAGTACATTCTCAAAGCAGCAGATGATTCGCTTAGAAGGTTACAGACTGATTATATAGACCTGTATCTAACACACTGGGACGATGATCGTACTCCGGTAGAAGAGACACTGGGAGCTTATGAAAAGCTGATTGAAGCAGGTAAGGTTCGTTATATTGGTGCCTCTAACCTGAATCCCGAAAGATTGAAGGCATCGCTGGAGGCCAGCAAAAGAGATGGATTACCTCGCTACGAAGTTTTCCAGCCCGGCTACAATCTATACGATCGTCAGGAGTTTGAAGAAGGTGTAGCTTCAATCTGCAAGGAAGAAGGCCTTGGTGTAATTACGTACTTCTCTCTGGCAAGCGGTTTTCTTACCGGTAAATACCGTAGTAAAGCAGACTTTGAAGGAAAAGCGCGTGCTGCATTTGTAGAAAAATACCTGGACGATAAAGGTAATAATATCCTCGCGGCACTGGATGAGGTTGCTCGTAAGCACAGTGTTTCTCAGGCAGGTGTGGCGCTGGCCTGGCTACTACACCAGCCTACAGTAACTGCTCCTATTGCCAGTGCTACCAAAAGCAAACATTTACAGGCTTTTATAGAAGCCGCACAGCTACAGCTAAGCAGAGAAGATATGGCTCAGCTAGATGAAGCCTCTACCTATATCACAAATGTATAG
- a CDS encoding MFS transporter, translated as MNKALIALAIGGFGIGMTEFVIMGILPDVAKALEITIPQSGHFISAYALGVVVGAPLLTGLGSKWPAHRMLFYLMVWFTIFNTLSAFANNYESLLVLRFLSGLPHGAFFGIGAVVAGKLSKPGKEAQAIAIMFTGLTIANVIGVPLGTYFGHEFSWSIAFLMVGVVGLLAMLSIKYWMPELPQSSSGGIRKDLKVFRRLELWMVILLTTIGTGGFFAWYSYIAPLITEVAGHPESVVSYAMILAGTGMAIGNLLGAKMAEKFSPIHAVVFALILMASVLVANTFLAGDPIAVLVMTFVIGVVAFCISAPIQITMIRTAKGSEMLGSSMNQSAFNMGNASGAYLAGLPIALGYGFTSADLVGAALAGMGVIIALAIILIRKKKVNLVPINQ; from the coding sequence ATGAACAAAGCACTAATAGCATTGGCTATTGGCGGGTTTGGTATAGGTATGACCGAATTCGTAATTATGGGAATCCTCCCGGATGTGGCAAAAGCACTGGAAATTACTATTCCTCAGTCAGGACATTTTATCTCAGCTTATGCGCTGGGAGTAGTAGTAGGAGCACCATTACTAACAGGTTTAGGCAGCAAGTGGCCTGCACACAGGATGTTGTTTTACCTTATGGTATGGTTCACCATTTTCAATACACTTTCGGCCTTTGCCAACAATTATGAGTCTCTTCTGGTTTTAAGGTTTCTGTCGGGTTTGCCGCATGGCGCTTTCTTTGGCATAGGTGCTGTAGTGGCAGGGAAGCTTTCCAAACCAGGAAAAGAGGCTCAGGCCATCGCAATTATGTTTACCGGACTAACCATTGCCAACGTAATAGGTGTACCATTAGGAACATACTTTGGTCATGAGTTTAGCTGGAGCATAGCTTTTCTGATGGTAGGAGTAGTAGGCTTATTGGCTATGCTAAGCATTAAATACTGGATGCCGGAACTCCCACAATCTTCTTCAGGAGGTATTCGCAAAGATTTGAAAGTATTCAGACGGCTGGAGTTGTGGATGGTAATTTTGCTGACTACCATAGGAACAGGTGGTTTTTTTGCCTGGTACAGCTACATCGCTCCACTCATTACGGAAGTAGCCGGACACCCCGAAAGCGTGGTAAGTTATGCGATGATACTGGCAGGAACAGGCATGGCCATAGGTAACTTACTGGGAGCAAAAATGGCCGAGAAGTTTTCGCCTATTCATGCGGTAGTCTTTGCGCTTATACTCATGGCAAGTGTGCTGGTGGCTAATACATTTCTGGCAGGAGACCCTATTGCAGTGCTGGTTATGACATTCGTAATAGGCGTAGTCGCTTTTTGTATTTCTGCCCCTATACAGATTACCATGATCAGGACGGCCAAAGGTTCTGAAATGTTAGGTTCTTCCATGAATCAAAGTGCTTTTAATATGGGCAATGCTTCTGGAGCATATCTGGCAGGTTTACCTATTGCACTAGGTTATGGATTTACTTCAGCAGACCTGGTAGGGGCGGCATTGGCAGGTATGGGTGTTATCATAGCTCTGGCTATCATCCTGATCAGAAAGAAGAAAGTTAATTTAGTACCGATAAATCAATGA
- a CDS encoding helix-turn-helix domain-containing protein yields MKRYKQFDSLMIDDFEVDKWEHPMHNHNHFELIFIVRGAGTHHLNGVESEYNTGHLFLLGPEDVHAFKLKQRSRFIYFKFTRQYFQHHGELPLPDLWHRDLEQLLYSPERKKGNLLSETSDQELVAQLLLIISEEFNRNKALSRKIIFQLFSVIILIVKRNSQGYALQQSSQPAAGIAEEIMGYIEMNIYEPEKLRLKNLADHFHYSPNYIGMLFKEKVGSTLRDYVSQYRYKLIEQRLKSSQTGMKQVAQEFGFVDESHLHKFIKSKAGKSMSELRE; encoded by the coding sequence ATGAAGCGATACAAGCAGTTTGACAGCCTGATGATAGATGATTTTGAGGTGGACAAATGGGAGCATCCCATGCATAACCACAATCATTTTGAACTGATATTTATCGTCAGAGGCGCGGGTACTCATCATCTAAACGGAGTGGAGTCCGAATACAATACAGGCCATTTATTTCTTTTAGGCCCCGAAGATGTACATGCATTCAAACTCAAGCAAAGGTCACGATTCATTTACTTTAAATTTACCAGGCAGTATTTTCAACATCATGGAGAACTACCTCTGCCTGATCTCTGGCACCGCGACTTAGAGCAGTTGTTATACAGCCCCGAAAGAAAAAAAGGGAATTTACTTAGCGAAACATCAGACCAGGAGTTAGTAGCGCAGCTTTTGCTCATCATTTCTGAAGAGTTTAACCGTAATAAAGCTTTAAGCAGAAAGATTATTTTCCAGCTCTTCTCGGTAATCATCCTTATTGTAAAGCGAAACAGTCAGGGGTATGCGCTACAGCAATCTTCTCAGCCCGCAGCAGGTATTGCTGAGGAAATTATGGGCTATATTGAAATGAATATCTATGAGCCTGAAAAACTTAGGCTAAAAAACCTGGCTGATCACTTTCATTACTCTCCTAACTATATAGGTATGCTTTTTAAAGAAAAAGTAGGCAGTACCTTGCGAGACTATGTCAGCCAGTACCGCTACAAACTAATTGAGCAAAGGTTGAAGAGTAGCCAGACGGGCATGAAGCAAGTTGCTCAGGAGTTTGGCTTTGTAGACGAAAGCCACCTCCACAAATTTATTAAAAGCAAAGCAGGCAAAAGCATGAGCGAGCTAAGGGAGTAA